In Zalophus californianus isolate mZalCal1 chromosome 17, mZalCal1.pri.v2, whole genome shotgun sequence, one DNA window encodes the following:
- the LOC113936262 gene encoding olfactory receptor 5-like, protein MERSLESGNMSRVQEFVLLGLSTRLGIRDVLFAIFLTLYLLTLLENTLIIYLVCSHSELHKPMYFFLGNLSCLEMCYVSVTMPSLLMGLRTGLCHVSFTACMTQLFFFVSLICTECTLLASMAYDRYVAICRPLHYPLLMRPQVCLGLSLSSWLGGLLVSVIKTACIASLFYCGPNVLNHFFCDVSPLLNLSCTPVALTELVDFISAIVILGGSLLVAIASYVAIGRAVLHMPSAAARHKALSTCASHLVVVGIFYSATLFIYARPSRIEAMDLNKVLSVIYTVVTPICNPVIYCLRNREVQAAFRRTLYWSQSWPADQGMGRS, encoded by the coding sequence ATGGAGAGGTCCCTGGAGTCGGGCAACATGAGCAGAGTCCAGGAGTTTGTCTTGCTGGGTTTGTCCACCAGGCTGGGCATAAGGGATGTCCTGTTTGCCATCTTCCTGACCCTCTACCTGCTGACCCTCCTGGAGAACACGCTCATCATCTACCTCGTCTGCAGTCACAGCGAGCTCCACAagcccatgtacttcttcctgggCAACCTCAGCTGCCTGGAGATGTGCTACGTGTCAGTGACCATGCCCAGCCTGCTCATGGGGCTGAGAACTGGACTCTGCCATGTGTCCTTCACAGCCTGCATGACCCAGCTCTTCTTCTTCGTCTCCCTCATCTGCACAGAGTGCACCCTCCTGGCCTccatggcctatgaccgctatgtggccatctgccGCCCACTCCACTACCCACTGCTCATGAGGCCTCAGGTCTGCCTGGGCTTGTCCTTGTCCTCATGGCTTGGGGGGCTGCTGGTCTCAGTGATCAAAACAGCATGCATTGCCAGCCTGTTCTACTGCGGCCCCAATGTCCTCAACCACTTCTTCTGTGATGTCTCCCCTCTGCTCAACCTGTCCTGCACCCCTGTGGCCCTGACTGAGCTGGTGGACTTCATCTCTGCCATCGTCATCCTCGGGGGCTCCCTCCTTGTGGCCATAGCCTCCTATGTGGCCATCGGGAGGGCTGTGCTCCACATGCCGTCAGCCGCTGCCCGTCACAAAGCCCTCTCCACCTGTGCCTCCCACCTGGTGGTGGTGGGCATCTTCTACTCAGCCACTCTCTTCATCTACGCCCGTCCCAGCCGCATAGAAGCCATGGACCTCAACAAAGTGCTGTCAGTCATCTACACGGTGGTCACGCCCATATGCAACCCAGTCATCTACTGCCTACGGAACAGGGAAGTCCAGGCAGCATTTCGTAGAACCCTATACTGGTCCCAAAGCTGGCCAGCTGACCAGGGCATGGGGAGATCTTAG